A genomic segment from Rahnella aceris encodes:
- the aroC gene encoding chorismate synthase, translated as MAGNSIGQFFRVTTFGESHGVALGCIIDGVPPGISLTEADLQHDLDRRRPGTSRYTTQRREADEVKILSGVFEGVTTGTSIGLIIQNTDQRSQDYSAIKDVFRPGHADYTYEQKYGVRDYRGGGRSSARETAMRVAAGAVAKKYLLEKFGVKVRGYMSQMGDITCELKDWDLVETNPFFCPDESKLEALDELMRALKKEGDSIGAKITVVADHVPVGLGEPVFDRLDADLAHALMSINAVKGVEIGDGFAVVAKRGSENRDEITPKGFESNHAGGILGGISSGQPVVAHLALKPTSSITVPGRTINREGEQVEMITKGRHDPCVGIRAVPIAEAMMAIVLMDHLLRQRAQNGDVHSTVPRW; from the coding sequence ATGGCAGGGAACAGTATTGGGCAGTTTTTCCGCGTCACTACTTTTGGCGAATCCCACGGTGTGGCACTGGGCTGTATTATTGACGGCGTGCCGCCGGGCATTTCGCTGACCGAAGCAGACCTGCAACACGATCTCGACCGTCGTCGTCCGGGCACCTCGCGTTACACCACGCAGCGCCGCGAAGCCGACGAAGTGAAAATTCTTTCTGGCGTGTTTGAAGGCGTGACCACCGGCACCAGCATCGGTCTGATTATCCAGAATACCGATCAGCGTTCGCAGGATTACAGCGCGATCAAAGACGTGTTCCGTCCGGGACATGCCGATTACACCTACGAGCAAAAATACGGCGTGCGCGATTACCGTGGCGGCGGTCGTTCGTCTGCCCGTGAAACCGCGATGCGCGTGGCCGCAGGTGCGGTTGCCAAGAAATATCTGCTGGAAAAATTCGGCGTTAAAGTGCGCGGGTATATGTCGCAAATGGGCGATATCACCTGCGAACTGAAAGACTGGGATCTGGTGGAAACCAACCCGTTCTTCTGCCCGGATGAAAGCAAGCTGGAAGCGCTGGATGAACTGATGCGTGCGCTGAAAAAGGAAGGCGATTCGATTGGTGCCAAAATCACCGTCGTGGCGGATCACGTGCCGGTCGGTCTTGGTGAACCGGTGTTTGACCGTCTGGATGCCGATCTGGCGCACGCGCTGATGAGCATTAATGCGGTGAAAGGCGTTGAAATTGGTGACGGTTTTGCGGTTGTCGCAAAACGCGGCAGCGAAAATCGTGACGAAATCACACCGAAGGGTTTCGAAAGCAACCACGCTGGCGGCATTCTTGGCGGGATCAGCAGCGGCCAGCCGGTCGTAGCGCATCTGGCGCTGAAACCGACTTCCAGCATTACCGTTCCCGGCCGTACGATTAACCGCGAAGGCGAGCAGGTCGAGATGATTACCAAAGGTCGCCATGACCCGTGTGTCGGTATCCGCGCTGTGCCGATTGCCGAAGCAATGATGGCGATTGTGCTGATGGATCATTTACTGCGTCAGCGTGCTCAGAACGGCGACGTCCACTCCACAGTGCCACGCTGGTAA
- the mepA gene encoding penicillin-insensitive murein endopeptidase, translating to MNPLRTLPAFRAVCVSFLALALCAPAIAVTPWQKITQPISGTPQAIGSYANGCQVGAQPLPLNSPAYQVMRTDQRRYFGQPDLLAFITRLGTQAQQKGLGTMLVGDMAMPAGGRFSSGHASHQSGLDVDIWLQLPRQRWSEQMLLKPQPIDLVSANGKSIVPAQWQPRIETLIKMAAQDKDVVRIFVNPAIKQQLCLDAGTDREWLHKVRPWFGHRAHMHVRLRCPVGNLECENQAPPPPGDGCGAELQSWFLPPKPGSGIPVKKEPPPLPPSCQALLDKHVL from the coding sequence ATGAATCCTTTACGCACGCTACCTGCGTTTCGTGCTGTTTGCGTCAGTTTTCTGGCGCTTGCACTTTGCGCACCTGCCATAGCCGTAACGCCGTGGCAGAAAATCACCCAGCCCATTTCCGGCACGCCGCAAGCGATTGGCAGTTATGCCAATGGTTGTCAGGTTGGCGCACAGCCGCTGCCGCTGAACTCTCCGGCCTATCAGGTAATGCGTACCGATCAGCGTCGCTATTTCGGCCAGCCGGATTTACTGGCGTTCATCACCCGTCTGGGCACACAGGCTCAGCAAAAAGGGCTGGGCACCATGCTGGTCGGGGATATGGCGATGCCGGCTGGCGGGCGCTTTAGCAGTGGTCACGCCAGTCATCAGTCCGGGCTGGATGTGGACATCTGGCTGCAACTGCCGCGTCAGCGCTGGAGCGAACAGATGTTGCTCAAGCCGCAGCCTATCGATCTGGTCAGCGCCAACGGTAAATCCATTGTGCCAGCTCAGTGGCAGCCACGGATCGAAACGCTGATAAAAATGGCAGCGCAAGATAAAGACGTGGTACGGATCTTCGTCAATCCGGCCATCAAACAACAGCTTTGTCTGGATGCCGGAACGGATCGTGAATGGCTGCATAAGGTGCGTCCGTGGTTTGGTCATCGCGCGCACATGCACGTTCGTCTGCGTTGTCCGGTCGGTAACCTCGAATGTGAAAATCAGGCACCGCCGCCTCCGGGTGATGGCTGTGGCGCTGAGCTGCAAAGCTGGTTCCTGCCACCCAAGCCGGGCAGCGGAATCCCTGTGAAAAAAGAGCCGCCTCCGTTGCCGCCTTCGTGTCAGGCGCTGCTGGATAAACACGTTCTTTAA
- a CDS encoding sulfite exporter TauE/SafE family protein: MDWLIVAPWVLVVLFFVALFAGFIDSIAGGGGLISLPALLAAGVSPAQAIATNKLSSIGGSFSASLYFVRRGVVDLNDQKLNIACTFTGSVIGAILIQHLRADILRQVLPLLIICIGLYFLLTPRLGESDRARRLNALPYALVGGGCVGFYDGFFGPGAGSFYALAFVTLCGFNLAKATAHAKVLNFTSNLGGLIFFILGGKVIWVLGFVMAAGQFIGARLGARMVLSKGQKMIRPMVVIVSVVMSCKLIYDNHGAEIHQWLSLHL, translated from the coding sequence ATGGACTGGTTGATTGTTGCCCCGTGGGTTTTGGTTGTTTTATTTTTCGTTGCACTGTTTGCCGGTTTCATTGATTCCATTGCAGGTGGCGGCGGGCTGATCAGCCTGCCAGCGCTGCTGGCGGCAGGTGTGTCACCGGCGCAGGCCATTGCCACCAATAAGCTGTCATCGATCGGCGGATCTTTCTCTGCCAGTCTTTACTTTGTGCGGCGTGGCGTGGTGGATCTCAACGATCAGAAGCTGAACATTGCCTGTACGTTTACCGGTTCGGTGATCGGCGCGATCCTTATCCAGCATCTGCGCGCCGACATATTGCGTCAGGTTTTACCGCTGCTGATCATCTGCATCGGTTTGTATTTTTTACTGACGCCGCGTCTGGGCGAAAGTGACCGGGCAAGGCGCTTAAATGCTCTGCCGTATGCGCTGGTAGGCGGCGGTTGCGTGGGTTTCTACGACGGCTTTTTCGGCCCCGGCGCAGGGTCTTTCTACGCACTGGCTTTTGTGACGTTATGCGGGTTTAATCTGGCAAAAGCCACGGCACATGCGAAAGTCCTGAATTTCACCTCAAACCTGGGCGGGCTGATCTTCTTTATACTGGGCGGCAAAGTGATCTGGGTGCTGGGATTTGTCATGGCCGCCGGACAGTTTATCGGCGCACGACTGGGCGCACGTATGGTGCTCAGTAAGGGGCAGAAGATGATCCGCCCGATGGTGGTTATCGTTTCCGTGGTGATGAGCTGCAAGCTGATTTACGACAATCATGGTGCTGAAATTCATCAGTGGTTAAGCCTGCATTTATAA
- a CDS encoding elongation factor P hydroxylase yields MSDSTATHNYHQLIDIFDSCFFEEFNVRLVKGDDEPIYLPADEQEPFNRIVFAHGYYASGMHEISHWCVAGAERRKLVDFGYWYCPDGRDAQTQSEFEKVEVKPQSYEWLFCAAAGFRFNVSCDNLSGDCEPDRVGFQNKVREEVLRMLEQGIPERPARFIKALQSFYNTAPLTPADFPALQPIE; encoded by the coding sequence ATGTCTGATTCGACTGCAACACATAACTATCATCAACTGATCGACATTTTTGATTCCTGCTTTTTTGAGGAATTCAACGTTCGCTTAGTGAAAGGCGACGACGAACCGATCTATCTGCCTGCTGATGAACAAGAACCGTTTAACCGTATTGTGTTCGCACACGGTTATTACGCCAGCGGCATGCATGAAATTTCCCACTGGTGCGTGGCCGGTGCTGAGCGCCGTAAACTGGTTGATTTCGGCTACTGGTATTGCCCGGATGGTCGCGATGCGCAAACACAAAGTGAATTCGAGAAAGTGGAAGTCAAACCACAATCTTACGAATGGTTGTTCTGTGCGGCGGCAGGTTTTCGTTTCAACGTTAGCTGTGACAATCTCAGCGGCGATTGCGAGCCGGACCGCGTGGGTTTCCAGAACAAAGTACGCGAAGAAGTGCTGCGTATGCTGGAGCAGGGTATCCCTGAAAGACCGGCGCGCTTTATTAAAGCGTTACAATCGTTTTACAATACGGCCCCGTTGACGCCTGCAGATTTCCCTGCATTGCAGCCGATCGAATAA
- a CDS encoding YfcL family protein: MIAEFETRILTLIDDMVESASDDELFASGYLRGHLTVAVAEAEENGEHTAEALKLRVQDGLDKAIKAGELSPRDQLLVQGMWENLYQASLPQ; the protein is encoded by the coding sequence ATGATCGCAGAATTTGAAACGCGGATTTTAACGCTAATCGACGATATGGTCGAAAGCGCCAGCGACGATGAGTTATTTGCCAGTGGCTATCTGCGAGGCCACCTGACCGTCGCGGTGGCGGAAGCGGAAGAGAACGGTGAACACACCGCCGAAGCGTTGAAACTCCGTGTTCAGGACGGTCTGGACAAGGCCATCAAAGCCGGTGAACTTTCGCCGCGCGATCAGCTTCTGGTGCAGGGGATGTGGGAAAATCTGTATCAGGCATCTCTCCCTCAGTAA
- the mnmC gene encoding bifunctional tRNA (5-methylaminomethyl-2-thiouridine)(34)-methyltransferase MnmD/FAD-dependent 5-carboxymethylaminomethyl-2-thiouridine(34) oxidoreductase MnmC: MSHNPITPAELSWNEQGTPVSRHFDDVYFSNQNGLLETRHVFLNGNHFPARFAAHPRQLCIIAETGFGTGLNFLSLWQAFDAFREAHADAVLQRLHFISYEKFPLSAHDLATAHTQWPELAAYSAQLCEQWPMPFSGCHRLLLADGRITLDLWFGDVTTLLPACDTSMNQQVDAWFLDGFAPSKNPDMWTEALFRSMAKMTRPQGTFATFTVAGFVRRGLQDAGFDISKVPGFGEKRHMLAGVLPAKIDVPHPAPWYVRPAAKNATEFALLGGGVASAVLSLALLRRGFAVTLYCADEKPALGASGNRQGAVYPLLNGRGDTLENFFAHAFTFARRQYAQLEKRDVPFDHGWSGVTQLGYDEKSQGKIDGILTGGWPEALAKGLSEEDVEALCGLPCGSGGVTYPLGAWLCPAELTASLIALAETQGLTVHYRQRATALNFDADSQWALTFADGHVARHQAVVLANGADITDFSQTEKLPVYAVSGQVSHIPTTPALSKLKQVLCYDGYMTPVSPQNQHHCIGASYHRADKCTDYREDDQQENRQRLLSCLPDQQWPHDVDVSEGEARNGVRCATRDHLPMIGSVSDYDALLESYKKLDLDIQRHRPVAEAPVYENLFLFGALGSRGLSSAPLGAEILAAQIAGEPLPLDSDTLAALNPNRMWVRKLLKGRPVESH, from the coding sequence GTGAGCCATAACCCGATCACACCCGCTGAATTAAGCTGGAACGAACAGGGTACACCTGTTTCCCGACATTTTGATGACGTCTATTTTTCCAATCAGAACGGCCTGCTGGAAACGCGTCATGTTTTTCTCAATGGCAATCATTTTCCGGCGCGTTTTGCCGCTCACCCCCGCCAGTTGTGCATCATCGCCGAGACCGGTTTTGGCACCGGACTGAACTTTCTGTCGCTGTGGCAAGCCTTCGATGCGTTCCGCGAGGCGCACGCCGACGCTGTGCTGCAACGCCTGCATTTCATCAGCTACGAGAAATTCCCGCTGTCTGCCCATGATCTGGCGACAGCGCACACACAATGGCCCGAACTCGCCGCGTATTCCGCGCAGCTTTGCGAACAATGGCCGATGCCCTTTTCCGGCTGTCACCGGCTGCTGCTGGCGGACGGGCGCATCACGCTTGATCTGTGGTTCGGCGATGTGACTACCCTGCTTCCGGCATGTGACACCAGTATGAATCAGCAGGTCGACGCCTGGTTTCTCGACGGATTTGCACCTTCCAAAAACCCGGACATGTGGACGGAGGCGTTATTCCGTTCTATGGCGAAAATGACCCGCCCGCAGGGTACATTCGCCACTTTCACCGTGGCCGGTTTTGTCCGCCGCGGATTGCAGGACGCAGGTTTTGACATCAGCAAGGTGCCGGGATTCGGCGAAAAGCGGCATATGTTAGCCGGTGTGCTGCCGGCAAAAATTGATGTACCTCATCCCGCACCGTGGTATGTGCGCCCGGCGGCGAAAAATGCCACTGAATTCGCCCTTCTCGGCGGCGGCGTCGCCAGCGCCGTATTGTCGCTGGCGTTACTTCGCCGTGGCTTTGCGGTCACGCTGTATTGCGCCGATGAAAAACCGGCGCTCGGCGCTTCAGGTAACCGCCAGGGCGCGGTTTATCCGTTGCTCAATGGCCGCGGCGACACACTGGAAAACTTCTTTGCGCATGCCTTCACCTTCGCCCGCCGCCAGTATGCGCAGCTTGAAAAGCGGGATGTGCCTTTCGATCACGGCTGGAGTGGCGTCACGCAACTGGGTTATGACGAAAAAAGTCAGGGCAAAATTGACGGCATTCTCACAGGCGGCTGGCCGGAAGCACTGGCGAAAGGGCTGAGTGAAGAAGATGTGGAAGCGTTGTGCGGATTGCCATGCGGCAGCGGCGGCGTGACGTATCCGCTCGGCGCGTGGCTGTGTCCGGCAGAACTGACGGCTTCGCTGATTGCGCTGGCCGAAACGCAGGGCTTAACGGTGCATTATCGCCAGCGCGCGACCGCATTAAATTTTGACGCAGATTCGCAGTGGGCGCTGACCTTTGCCGATGGCCATGTTGCCCGTCATCAGGCGGTAGTCCTGGCGAACGGTGCGGACATTACAGATTTCAGCCAGACCGAAAAACTGCCGGTTTACGCGGTCAGCGGTCAGGTTTCGCATATTCCGACCACACCGGCGCTGAGCAAGCTTAAACAGGTACTGTGTTACGACGGCTATATGACGCCGGTCAGCCCGCAGAATCAGCATCATTGTATTGGCGCAAGCTATCACCGCGCCGACAAATGCACGGATTACCGTGAAGACGATCAGCAGGAAAACCGCCAGCGTTTACTCAGCTGTTTGCCGGATCAGCAATGGCCGCATGACGTGGATGTGAGTGAAGGCGAAGCGCGAAACGGCGTGCGTTGCGCGACACGGGATCATCTGCCGATGATCGGCTCGGTGTCAGATTACGACGCATTGCTGGAAAGCTATAAAAAACTGGATCTGGATATTCAGCGTCATCGCCCGGTTGCAGAAGCGCCGGTGTATGAAAATCTGTTTCTGTTTGGCGCGCTCGGCTCACGCGGTCTGAGTTCCGCGCCGCTGGGGGCGGAAATTCTGGCGGCGCAGATTGCCGGTGAACCGCTGCCGCTCGACAGTGACACGCTGGCAGCACTGAACCCGAACCGGATGTGGGTCAGAAAACTGCTGAAAGGCCGCCCGGTCGAATCGCATTAA
- the fabB gene encoding beta-ketoacyl-ACP synthase I, producing the protein MKRAVITGLGIISSIGNNKQEVLASLQEGRSGITFSQELKDAGMRSHVWGDVKLDTAGLIDRKIVRFMSDASIYAYLSMQQAIEDSGLTPEMVSNERTGLIAGSGGGSPRNQVAGSDGMRAKGLRGVGPYMVTKAMASGVSACLATPFKIRGVNYSISSACATSAHCIGNAVEMIQLGKQDVVFAGGGEELCWEMACEFDAMGALSTSYNETPDKASRTYDKARDGFVIAGGGGMVVVEELEHALARGAHIYAEIVGYGATSDGADMVAPSGEGAVRCMKMAMNGVDTPIDYVNVHGTSTPVGDVKELGAIREVFGDKTPALSSTKAMTGHSLGAAGVQEAIYTLLMAEYGFIAPSINIENLDEQAEGMDIITKPTQRELTTVMSNSFGFGGTNATLVMRKLKNDK; encoded by the coding sequence ATGAAACGTGCAGTGATTACTGGCCTGGGTATCATCTCGAGCATCGGTAACAACAAGCAGGAAGTTCTTGCATCTCTGCAGGAAGGTCGCTCTGGGATCACCTTCTCGCAAGAGCTGAAAGATGCCGGGATGCGTAGTCACGTCTGGGGTGATGTCAAATTAGACACCGCAGGCCTCATCGATCGTAAGATTGTGCGTTTCATGAGTGATGCCTCGATCTACGCTTACCTTTCCATGCAACAGGCGATTGAAGACTCTGGTCTGACCCCTGAAATGGTTTCCAACGAACGTACCGGCCTGATTGCAGGTTCCGGCGGCGGTTCTCCGCGCAATCAGGTTGCGGGCTCCGACGGTATGCGTGCCAAAGGCCTGCGCGGCGTTGGCCCTTACATGGTGACCAAAGCGATGGCTTCCGGCGTGTCAGCCTGCCTTGCGACCCCATTCAAAATTCGTGGTGTTAACTATTCCATCAGTTCTGCCTGTGCCACCTCTGCACACTGCATCGGTAACGCGGTAGAAATGATTCAGCTGGGCAAACAGGACGTGGTGTTTGCCGGTGGCGGTGAAGAGCTGTGCTGGGAAATGGCGTGCGAATTCGACGCGATGGGCGCACTGTCCACCAGCTACAACGAAACTCCAGACAAAGCTTCCCGTACCTACGACAAAGCGCGTGACGGTTTCGTTATCGCAGGCGGCGGCGGTATGGTTGTTGTCGAAGAGCTGGAACACGCTCTGGCACGTGGCGCACACATTTACGCAGAAATCGTTGGCTACGGCGCAACGTCTGACGGTGCAGATATGGTGGCTCCATCTGGTGAAGGCGCAGTGCGTTGCATGAAAATGGCAATGAACGGCGTGGATACCCCAATCGACTACGTGAACGTGCACGGGACTTCTACCCCGGTCGGCGACGTGAAAGAACTGGGCGCTATCCGTGAAGTGTTCGGCGATAAAACCCCGGCACTGTCTTCTACCAAAGCCATGACCGGTCACTCGCTGGGTGCCGCAGGCGTTCAGGAAGCGATCTATACCTTGCTGATGGCTGAATACGGCTTCATCGCGCCAAGCATCAACATCGAGAATCTCGATGAGCAGGCCGAAGGCATGGACATCATCACTAAACCCACTCAGCGCGAGCTGACGACTGTGATGTCCAACAGCTTCGGCTTCGGTGGCACCAATGCCACGCTGGTCATGCGTAAGCTGAAAAACGACAAATAA
- a CDS encoding DUF2946 domain-containing protein gives MLSLRHIHHRHLHVPAWLGIVAILMLFIAPVISKSLVAEGAQHMMMSGMVMSDMDMDMPDADMADMNMSGHHASSMEHCQKQTCKSAPQDAVKAMLSGEMSDAACGYCVLLVHLPMLDLQAMPMLWSLDFSSRAPPRAVIQRLIPSLFFTDSQPRAPPVFL, from the coding sequence ATGCTCTCACTCAGACACATCCATCATCGACATCTGCATGTTCCGGCCTGGCTCGGGATAGTGGCGATCCTGATGTTGTTTATTGCGCCGGTGATTTCTAAATCGCTGGTGGCTGAGGGTGCGCAGCATATGATGATGTCCGGCATGGTGATGTCCGATATGGACATGGATATGCCGGATGCAGATATGGCTGACATGAATATGTCAGGCCATCACGCCTCATCGATGGAACATTGTCAGAAGCAAACCTGTAAATCAGCGCCGCAGGATGCGGTGAAAGCGATGCTTTCCGGTGAAATGAGCGATGCTGCCTGCGGTTATTGCGTGCTGCTGGTGCATTTACCGATGCTCGATTTACAGGCCATGCCGATGCTGTGGTCGCTGGATTTTTCCAGCCGTGCCCCTCCGCGCGCTGTTATACAACGTCTTATCCCTTCTCTGTTTTTCACGGATTCCCAACCCCGCGCACCGCCTGTTTTTCTGTAA
- a CDS encoding PepSY-associated TM helix domain-containing protein, with protein sequence MNQPANLPASAGKKMPAQAAFLALLRRVHFYIGLFVGPFIFVAALTGTLYVLTPQFENYLYSDALFTSSHGEPQPLSRQIDAALNVTGQDRQIYAVRPAPSAGETTRVMFSDPQLGASKSRAIFIDPVTLAVKGDMTVYGTSGILPFRTWLDDLHRGLLLGDAGRIYSELAASWLWVAALGGVVLWFTGRRQPRQLRKVSGKAEKQQHSRRWHSSLGLCLLAGLLFFSATGLTWSQWAGDNIGVLRAYMGWMTPAVKTSLDPQAVAAPADEHAEHHAQMADMPDMPGMDMSAHKMPAVPQAVAVSAQTFDAVVQAARESGIAANKIEIRPTYSAEKAWTVTEVDRRWPTQVDAVSVDPRSMQIVDHVRFADFPLLAKLTRWGVDAHMGILFGVWNQAILVIFGVGLCVMIAWGYRLWWLRRTVSNDGSHPVVTLLQTWKSVPFSLQCPILVITLGLAISLPVMGASLLIFMLIDVIRWQRRNSSGNVSAF encoded by the coding sequence ATGAATCAACCTGCAAACCTGCCTGCCAGCGCGGGTAAAAAAATGCCTGCACAAGCGGCCTTTCTGGCGTTGCTGCGCCGTGTGCATTTTTACATTGGCCTGTTCGTCGGACCGTTTATTTTTGTCGCGGCACTCACCGGTACGTTGTATGTGCTGACCCCTCAGTTCGAAAATTATCTCTATTCTGATGCGCTCTTCACCTCCTCACACGGTGAACCGCAGCCGCTTTCGCGACAGATTGATGCGGCGCTAAACGTAACCGGCCAGGATAGACAGATTTATGCGGTCAGACCGGCTCCGTCTGCCGGTGAGACCACCCGGGTCATGTTTTCTGATCCGCAACTGGGCGCCTCCAAAAGCCGGGCGATTTTCATCGATCCGGTGACGCTGGCGGTGAAAGGGGACATGACGGTGTACGGCACCAGCGGCATTTTGCCGTTCCGCACCTGGCTGGATGATTTACATCGCGGCTTACTACTCGGTGATGCGGGGCGTATTTACAGCGAACTTGCCGCCTCCTGGTTGTGGGTAGCGGCATTGGGCGGCGTCGTGCTCTGGTTCACTGGCCGCCGTCAACCCCGCCAGTTGCGTAAGGTCAGCGGGAAAGCGGAAAAACAGCAGCACAGCCGCCGCTGGCACAGCTCGCTCGGCCTGTGTTTACTGGCTGGCTTACTGTTCTTCTCCGCTACCGGCCTGACGTGGTCGCAATGGGCGGGTGACAATATCGGTGTGCTGCGCGCGTATATGGGCTGGATGACGCCTGCCGTGAAAACCAGTCTGGATCCGCAGGCGGTCGCTGCACCTGCGGATGAACATGCGGAACATCATGCGCAGATGGCAGACATGCCTGATATGCCGGGAATGGATATGTCTGCGCATAAAATGCCTGCTGTGCCGCAAGCCGTCGCTGTTTCTGCACAGACTTTTGATGCAGTGGTACAGGCGGCGCGTGAGTCTGGCATTGCGGCGAACAAGATTGAAATCCGTCCAACGTATAGTGCGGAGAAAGCCTGGACGGTGACGGAAGTTGATCGCCGCTGGCCGACGCAGGTGGATGCGGTGTCCGTCGATCCCCGTTCAATGCAGATTGTCGATCACGTGCGTTTTGCTGATTTCCCGTTGCTCGCCAAACTCACCCGCTGGGGCGTGGATGCACATATGGGGATTCTGTTCGGCGTCTGGAATCAGGCCATCCTGGTGATTTTTGGTGTCGGACTTTGCGTGATGATTGCCTGGGGATATCGCCTGTGGTGGCTGCGAAGAACTGTCAGCAATGACGGTAGTCATCCGGTTGTTACTCTGCTGCAAACCTGGAAGTCGGTGCCGTTCAGCCTGCAATGCCCGATTTTGGTGATCACGCTCGGTCTGGCAATTTCATTACCCGTGATGGGCGCGAGTTTACTTATTTTTATGCTGATCGATGTTATCCGCTGGCAGCGGCGAAATTCTTCGGGTAACGTCAGCGCATTCTGA
- a CDS encoding SLC13 family permease — MLMAASGSVLKPFLRDRFLHLLILLGVILTLFQPEKISRFPQFVDWDTIVTLLGLLMLTKGVEVSGYFDFVGRKMINAIDNERRLALFLVTAAALLSTFMTNDVALFIVIPLTITLKKLTSLPVTRLIIFEALAVNAGSLLTPIGNPQNILLWNKSGQSFLHFIGQMTPLALITLAALLLVTWFCFPSHSLKKIENNQGYPFRKRLLVSCVVLYVVFIACVDLGLALYGLLAVILCFLLLARNVLLRIDWPLILVFIVMFIDVRLLVGLNALQPAFTHIHSLPDYGHYLLSIGLSQVISNVPATILMINYLPSGPLLAYAVNAGGFGLAIGSLANLIALRMANDKKIWLQFHYYSFPFLLFSVITGWLLLTLFIK; from the coding sequence ATGTTGATGGCGGCATCTGGCTCTGTATTGAAGCCTTTTTTACGTGACAGATTTTTGCATCTGTTAATCCTGCTTGGCGTCATTCTGACCCTGTTCCAGCCGGAGAAAATCAGCCGGTTCCCGCAGTTTGTGGACTGGGACACGATCGTCACTTTGCTGGGTTTGCTGATGCTGACCAAGGGCGTTGAGGTCAGCGGTTATTTTGATTTTGTTGGCCGTAAGATGATTAACGCCATCGACAATGAGCGGCGGCTGGCGCTGTTTCTGGTCACTGCGGCGGCGCTGCTGTCCACGTTTATGACCAATGACGTCGCACTGTTCATCGTGATTCCGCTGACGATCACGCTGAAGAAACTGACGTCGTTGCCGGTGACGCGGCTGATTATATTTGAAGCGCTGGCGGTGAATGCCGGTTCGCTGCTTACGCCGATCGGTAATCCGCAAAATATCCTGCTATGGAATAAATCCGGTCAGTCGTTCCTGCATTTTATCGGGCAGATGACACCGCTGGCGCTGATAACCCTGGCTGCATTATTGCTGGTGACCTGGTTTTGTTTTCCGTCGCATAGCCTGAAAAAGATTGAGAACAATCAGGGATACCCTTTCCGCAAGCGTCTGCTGGTAAGCTGCGTCGTCCTTTACGTGGTGTTTATTGCCTGTGTCGATCTGGGGCTGGCGTTGTATGGGTTGCTGGCGGTGATCCTGTGCTTTTTATTGCTGGCGCGGAATGTTCTGCTGCGTATCGACTGGCCGCTGATCCTGGTGTTTATCGTGATGTTTATCGATGTGCGTTTACTGGTCGGGTTGAATGCCCTGCAGCCTGCGTTTACCCACATTCATAGCTTGCCAGATTACGGACATTATCTGCTGAGCATCGGGCTTTCTCAGGTGATCAGCAATGTGCCTGCGACGATCCTGATGATCAACTATTTACCTTCCGGGCCGCTGCTGGCTTATGCCGTCAATGCCGGCGGTTTCGGGCTGGCGATAGGCTCACTGGCCAATCTCATCGCGTTACGCATGGCGAATGATAAAAAGATCTGGCTGCAGTTTCACTATTACTCTTTCCCGTTCCTGCTGTTCAGCGTGATCACGGGCTGGCTATTGCTGACGCTGTTTATTAAATGA